One Miscanthus floridulus cultivar M001 chromosome 11, ASM1932011v1, whole genome shotgun sequence DNA window includes the following coding sequences:
- the LOC136490827 gene encoding very-long-chain 3-oxoacyl-CoA reductase 1-like produces the protein MACVHAQPAWWALALAALGLFVSARAAARLALWLYAAFLRPAKPLRRRYGAWAVVTGATDGIGRALAFRLAAADLGLVLVGRNPDKLDAVSADLRARHPGTQVRTFVLDFAAADLAAKVDALGELLRGLDVGVLVNNVGASYPYARYFHEVDEALARSLIRLNVEAVTRVTHAVLPGMLERGRGAIVNMGSGASAIMPSDPLYTVYVATKAYVDQFSRCLYVEYKSKGIDVQCQVPIQVATKLASIRKPTFLAPSPETYARAAVRYIGYEPRCTPYWGHALVWLLISLVPEPIADRMFLNRSISIRAKGRAKEAKKKAQ, from the exons ATGGCCTGCGTGCACGCGCAGCCCGCGTGGTGGGCGCTGGCGCTCGCAGCGCTGGGGCTCTTCGTGTCGGCGCGCGCCGCGGCGCGCCTCGCGCTGTGGCTATACGCGGCGTTCCTCCGCCCGGCGAAGCCACTGCGCCGCCGCTACGGAGCCTGGGCCGTCGTCACGGGCGCCACGGACGGCATCGGCCGCGCGCTCGCCTTCCGCCTCGCCGCGGCCGACCTCGGGCTCGTCCTCGTCGGCCGGAACCCCGACAAGCTCGACGCCGTCTCGGCCGACCTCAGAGCCAGGCACCCGGGGACGCAGGTCCGCACCTTCGTCCTCGATTTCGCCGCCGCCGATCTCGCCGCGAAGGTGGACGCGCTCGGGGAGCTCCTCCGGGGCCTGGACGTGGGCGTGCTCGTGAACAACGTCGGCGCGTCGTACCCGTACGCGCGCTACTTCCACGAGGTGGACGAGGCGCTGGCGCGGAGCCTGATACGGCTCAACGTTGAGGCCGTCACGCGGGTGACGCACGCCGTGCTCCCCGGCATGCTGGAACGCGGGCGTGGAGCCATCGTGAACATGGGCTCCGGCGCCTCTGCCATCATGCCGTCCGACCCGCTCTACACCGTCTACGTCGCCACCAAGGC CTATGTCGACCAATTCTCGAGGTGCCTATATGTCGAATACAAGAGCAAAGGCATAGACGTACAATGCCAG GTGCCCATACAGGTGGCGACGAAGTTGGCGTCCATCAGGAAACCCACCTTCCTGGCACCGTCGCCGGAGACGTATGCCCGCGCCGCCGTCCGCTACATCGGGTACGAGCCGCGGTGCACGCCGTATTGGGGGCACGCACTGGTGTGGCTCCTCATCTCCCTTGTGCCCGAGCCTATTGCCGACAGGATGTTCCTAAACAGGTCCATCAGCATCCGCGCCAAGGGCCGCGCCAAAGAAGCTAAGAAGAAGGCGCAGTGA